CAGTATAAATATTTACTCCAACTTTCTAAAGTTTACATCCTAGTTGCTTTAAAGGCTCACTGCTCCTCCCTTTACTAATGCAAACTAGAAACTGGCTGACCTACATTCAAAATGACCCTTAAAAAGGATTTCTAAATGTGCGTTAAAGCTATAGCGCCATAACTGCCCAAAAATATCAAGTAACGTGTAGTAGTTTCGATCTGTGTGCGCATTAGGCGAGGCCACGGCACAGGAGgagtttcatttgtttcagaTGATATTTCTTTGGCCGTTTCTTACCACTTCAGCAATAAGCAGCATTCCTTTCCTGGAGGAGGCGAACTCTTTGCTCGGAAGGACGGAGAGCAGGGCGGTCTGGCGCGGCCGATTAGAGTTGGGAGCCTCGATGTCCCCCATTGTTGAAAAAAAGTTGTTTGAACTCTCCTCGGACGTCAGATATCTCAAACTACACCTAAAGTACTTGATTCaacacaagaaagaaagaaagaaattgatCTGTGGGGGCGCGAGGCTTCTTAGAGGTTGAAACGGAAACAATGACAGCGCGGAAACGCAGCGCCAGCTCCCAGAAGCGCAACATCTGCTTTCTCCAGATGTGAAATGCGATGCCCCCTCTGCGCACAACACAATACGCCGTCGCTCATTGGAAATATATAGTCATGATGTCACAAGACGAAAGAAAAATCGTTAATGAGGTGTGTTGTTTCCatcaatgttatttttaattataacctctataaaacaaatttctgaAAGTCATAAATAGGCAGCATCGATAGGAATCTTAACTATACATTGTGAAGtatgacattaaaatatttcaatttcaCAAGGGATCATGGGAAAATAATCTGTGTTGGGGAGTTTCAACATGTTTACATAGTACACCATATTAATCCACTGAAATggatttattcatttgttgtCTTCATTCGGGGTTCCTCTTCTTGACTGGTTGAATGTGATGTTGCTGAAAAGCGTGTAGGTGTCAACACACAGCACCCCAGCTGTCAGCAGACCAACTATCTGCAAGTAGAGAGCAGATCTCAAAATAAATGCACCAAACTGCCCTGCGACACATCCGGGGGTCCAGGACAAGGGTAAGATACATCTTTAAAATAACCTCACATGGTTTCAGCAAGAGCACATACACCCAGATGCCGCAGTggtgcaaaacaaacaacatataaacaaaaactaGCCCACACTAACTGAGATTGGAattgtagatttaaaaaaaaaagaaagtctcaCCCCTCCAGCCAGTGTGCCTGTGACAGTGTACGTTGTCAAAGCCACCAGGCTCAAGACAATAAAGTAGACGGCTGCAAAGATAGAATTGAAAACATCCTAGACAGAAGAAAGCAGAAGTTAAAATAGGGGTCtacaaaaatgaaagtgaacGAAAACTTGTAAGTTACTATAATGTTGTAAAACACTACCCACAACCAGAGGCCAGAAGAAGAAAGTCACTCTCTTATTGAGTTTGAACAGGTACAGCAAGAACAGAAGTAAGGTGATCAGAAACTCCAACACTGTGGCTGTGATGTACTTTGGTCGAGAGCCTACAGCGAAACACACAAACGCCACTAACAGAGACCCCTAAAGCAGAAATACAAAAGCAGGTATGACACAGAAAACAGGCTAAACATTCATTCTTACATCTGTTACATAAAGATATTTACTattaaacataacataacactATGACTGGAAATTTTTACACTAAAGCGATAAGACTTGACACATTGTTTCTTATGATTTATACAACATGTTGCACATTACAGTtcatggagagaaagaggaactTGTCTTCAGCTCTCTGACTTACTGCGAGTTTCCACATCacatttttttacacacacaacagatCCTGTGGCTCGGTTACTCTCAAAAATAGTTTGGTATACTAATGTGAGTCAGTGCTTTCAAAAAACTACTAATATTAACAGTCTTAAAGTATGTAGAAAAGTAGTGCTGCTTTGTTATTACATCAGGCACCACATCTGTTCCTCTTTCTAGCGTGCACAGGACATTTCCAACACAACGTCTGAAAGTGCAAAACGGTCAAAGTTATCACGTGCAAACATCTCACCATCGCTGCTAATTTTAGGATCCCCCTCTTGGATTTGAGAAAAGCAATGTCCACTTCCATAGATGTTATGTTATTGTAAACCTCCGACCCGATGAtgtgatttcatttgtaaaagACACATTCTATTTCCTGAAACAAGCAATTTCCTTTAAGCTGCATAGGAAATGACTgttgtttgtgcattttttttacacCAGCAGAAGCCTGGCAGTCTACTGAAAAAGTTGAACAAACTACCTGTCAGAGGTTTTTAGTCACACCATCAGCACATAATGATGCAGTTCTATGTAGATATGAAGCTAAAAATGTTAGTAGCCTCTCTGAAAAAAGCTAAAACTAATTTTTGACGTATGCATCAAAGCAACTCTGTAACATAACTGACAACATAACTGATACCACAACATTCAGTCCACTCTTCTGCTCAATCTGGGGTCAGTTTTCCTTGCAGGGAGGTTGTTTATGGTCCCATGGACCTAAAACATCATAATATATTTGTCTGAAACAGTCATAATTAAAatcactttaattaaaaaacagatttttcagcACAATGTATGAGTATATAAACCTTCacttatgtgaaaaaaaaaaaaaaacagaatcaatcaatcatttttctcattaaaaacacagctgtaaGAGTTATTTCCATAATCTTTGTAATCTTGTTATACctttaaacattatttaacaTAGTACTATCTATACACCACCAGTCAAACAATcaaaactattttctttttaaaaaataaggcTGTTGGTTATTCTGTAGAAAGCACCTCTCTGGGTTTTGCTTCCTCATCCTCACTTCTGGTTCAGCAGTTTTACTCTCAGTGAGGCCAGTCACACTTCCAGGGATCAGACTTGGGCACTTTGAGACATTTTCCTAATTTCTCACAGCCTGCAGGGGCCCAGTTCTGTAACCGAGAGCAGCCAACACAGTAAATACAaagataatatttattttaagatttattgTTGTCTTAAGCTGTTTGTCAATGAGGGGAAGGTATCAGATTACCGCTGTGTGCTGTTCTGTTGGCAGAATAgttcacatgcacatttttcagatttttttaaaaatacaactcTGGTTTTAGGGTTTTGTTGCAATGCTTTCCATTACTAAttacatttaactgtatttatttataaaacaatCAACTCATCATTTGATAGTGATAGTTCACACCAGGTTTCACActatcagtgtttttcagtATAATTTCCCTTAAAGTGACAAccctttttctttaaaacatcttGATAATGCCAAATATTAAATTAGTCAAATGCCATTTAAATGACGAAGTGGAAAGAAAAGTGGAAACCAAACCCTTAAATGTTATTTCCCCTAACAACTATGTTAATGGTAAAAGACATTTTGCTAACccaacagtttattttcttcaccacaagggggcagtgctatgacacaaataaaaccagaaCAGGGTAGTTCACAGGGGTGCTCGGGGAGACAAAGCCACCGCTTAATTCAGCTGCTTTAAATAATCCTAAAACATAAATGTGctgtcaaaaacaaatacataagaTAAAAAGATAATTAAATGACTTCATTGGTTCAGAAACGGtgacaaacaaatataaaaataaaacataaatctgtTAAAAGGACTCAATTTAGACTGAAGATAGACATCAACTGAGAAAAGACTAGTGTCTCAATTTTTTTTCGTAAGTAAACCTGGCTTTGAGAGCTGCTGCCCCAAAGAAACAGCTGTGTTGAACAGCTGAACTAGCTCTGGACATAGTAGGAAAAAGAGTTAGATGctacataatgaaaaaaaaaaaaaaaaagaaatcataccaataataataaagatttttttttaagttttccaataatacagaatgaaaaatgttttatattttatattggaGTTATATAAATCTCACCATCACAGCCACGTCGCACATGTTGAGCTGGGGGAGGCCAGGCACCAGGTTGTTCTTATGCTGCTCAACAACTGGAGAGATCCTGCTCAGCACATCCAGGTACTCTTTAgtcaaaacactgcaaacacacaagacacatGATTATTAGGGTGTCATCTGcagatttttatgaataattaaataatatttattccACCAAATGTCTAATTCTCTGAGCATTAGAGTTGTCTTCAGATGTATTATTTTATCTGACCAAAAGACTAAAACCCAAtgatatttaatttacaatgataaatgACAGTGAATCCTCACATTTTTGGAAATGCTAATGTTCATCTGGTTTAGTCGAAGGCTTACATATTTtgaatttaaagttattaatacaaaaaaaaaaacaagaagatgATGCCAAATGAGTATGAATTGGTCTATTGGTCATACAATTTAAACCTATACACATTTCCATATAGATGATGTTTATATATGAACAGAGTGAAGACACAAACGCAGACACTCTGCCTTCTCGTTCGTTTCAGCTGTTTTACTATGAAAAacaccacaacacacaaaggcgtatacaaacacacatacacatcaatGAACATAATCCttcaatttgtgtttttctccaggAGAGTGATACTGAATGCACTGCATACTTGTATCCTGTGATAAAACAGTACTTTGAACTCTGAGCTTAAACCATTATATCAGAATGGGGACATGATGTAATtttcaacaacaaacacaaaaatataaatgcaagACATCTATTCTGGCACCCATTAGGGAAGCCCACTCAGCAGGGTGAACTATGTAACCCTGTATCCCATCCCCTGTCTCTCAATTACTGCTGTTGGACACCAGTGAGCCCGAGCACCCCTGTGCATCATTATATTCTGCGTGTAAAACACTGGGGCCCTGAAGGCTTTCAAAGGAACGCTGCTCTCAATAGGACCTGTAGGGTTaataggctgtgtgtgtgtgtgtgtgtgtgagggtgtgtttgtttgtgtgtgtgtgtgtgtgtatgtgtgctgtggGAGTGGGCATCTGGTGGCGTGACACACAGATAGACAAATATCAGCAGTGCAATTACACCCCTGATACACTCACCAGCAGCACCTGTGCCAGTCTTCCATCCTCCCTCCACTGCAAATCCAGCTTTTTGATTGGCCCCTGGggaatatgtgcatgtgtgtgaggtGAAGTGTCAATTAGAGTAATAACCCCAGGCTCTGTCCAGCTCACACCTACCCTCCCTCTTAGGTCTCCCACAGGGCAGCAAGGCTTCCTCCATCAGCCAGCACCTGCTCCTTTCCTTGATACTCTCCGTCCTTCCCCTACAATTACTTGACTGATAATGCACCGGCTGTAATTAGTCTCTCTCCTCGTGTGCCACATTCAACATAAGCTAACTGTCCAAGCATCGTGACCCTGGTCGATATGGAAAAACCAGATTACTCCTCTCGgtttaaaaatcagacattCAGATTAAATTGCTTCAGCTATCTACAAATCACAAATTCTGCTTTTGCCCGATCGCAATCAGCATGGGGGATATTTCATTCCACTCCTATCTCTGCCCGCTACTGATTGTTGTGATTCATTTTGTGATAAGTGATGAAGCAACTTAATAGAAGTAAATGTAAGGGAGATTTATCAGATTGCTGTAAGTATTCAATTTCCCCCGCACAAGTCTGCAAGCAAAGCCTGCCATGTACTGAGAAAGTTGCATAAGACACAAagttttctattgttttgtctATGTATTGAAAATCTTACAGTGCAGACCTCTAAATCAAAAACTAATAATATCATTTGTTTATGCCCCCTCTGCatacaaataatgaaaagcCTACAGTCAGCACAGCTCATTATCATGATTATAACCCTTAGCTTACTTGTGTAGAGGCAAAATCTGGAATAATAAGCAGGCTGTATGCAAATGGAGTCTTTTGATTTATAATGTATGGCACCCAAGGGGGATGGGGGCATTGCTCAGGTGTGTCACTACTCTGATTACTGATTCATAACACTATTGCTAgaacacacacgcatacacacacaaacaaccacactgTAGCAGAAGGTGGGGGAATTGAGGAGACAATCAAATACATCTGTCCTGCCTTCCCCCTTCCCTCCACCACCTTCTCCACCCCAATGGAAATTGAGCTCTTCAGTGAGGACTATTGATTGGGCACACAAGAGTTTGGTGGCAGGCAGCAGATGAGGCCAGACTGTGCAAGGCTGCCTGCAGCGTTAGGGCTGAGACTACATTCAGGATGACCACGGCTGTGGGGAGGTGAGCTGAGGTAGGTAGTGAGAAAGTAGACTGTGTTAACCTCAGGGTCTTAGGTCACAGAGATGGAGGGCAAAGTGGAAGGCTGGTAAAGACTTTGGATAAATCCAGTGCAGATCCAAACTCGCTCAGAAACGTAGATGCATACCTGgtgaggtttgtgtgtgtcatgctGTACAGATGGACTAACAGCTCAGGCCTTGTCATCCTGCGCTGCATAAATCACATTAGTCCAAAGCTGTTTATAGTCATGAGTCACGCAAAAGATAAACAGGAAACTAAAAATGACTGTAAGGTTATTTCCAAAATTCTCTCCTAGATCGCACAATTATATTATGGAGATCGTGTGTTCGTGCGTGCTCTTTGCTACATCACAGCCTGCGACAGTAGTGAAGGTATGTGTTCAGACAGGCTCTACATCATCTTAAGTGGCTCTTTAGGTGCCGACAGAGATTAATGATGGCCAGGCAGCCGGTCCAGCTGGGGGACCGAGGAGCACACGGacaaaatgcacacatacacatgtgtacacacagacatgcaggtttAACTGGGATGGAGAACAGTCCCAGGGACAACAGCTGAACGGTGATATCTGAGCTGAGATGCATAACAGTAATTGGGATGAGAGACAGATGTAACTAGAGAAAATGCAAGACAAGTTTGGAGAGGAGGGGGAATGAAAAGTGTAGATTagagtggagagaaaaacaacagtgaagACACCATGCAGTTGGCTCTGTGGGGAACCTCAGAAATGGTGTTAATTTCATTGAGGAAAATTGCAACTAAACAggagttttaaaataaaaaaactatcAAAATCTCTGTTTTTGAAAGACATGAAATTTCACAGACTTGTTTTTCAAACAATAACACAGTTCAAATGGTCTGCTGCAGATTTCTATTGTTTACAACCTATTATAAACCCTTTATGAGTATAACACACTCTAATACACGACCTACAAAACTATACCATAAAATCAACACCTTTCTGGCACAGTCTGGACATAACTGAAGATTATAAGTTATGGTTCTATTGCAGGGCTGTTGTTCAGGGTTCTTTTGGATTGTGTAGGATTTTGATATTTTCTGGATACTCAGGGTTTGTAAGACTAATATGGACTTTCGATCTCTGACCAAGACACAATCTACAAATAGGTGAGAAAATTAACACTGCCTGTAGATGACCTCAGTGACCCCTCTCTGTTGTGGGTCACGCAGGTGAAAAATCAGTGTGCAttttgggtttgtgtgtgtgcgtggctACATGAAGCACTCAGTACATGGCTGCATATTGAttggtttttgcttttttatttcttcaagTGAATAGCAAGGCTAAAAGGTGggcaaatgaaaaacaacattaatgtTTTATCATCCAATTTCACTTCAGAACTGAAAGCAGTTTGAGCAGCAGGCAAAGCAGAGATGAGGCCAAAGCAAAATATGTGAGGCAGAGCTGCAAAAGGCAGAAAAGAAAGGTCAGCTGTGGAGGTTTTATTGCTGGAGAGCACCAAAGTGAACACTATGCACAAAGGAAATCTCTCATCAAAGCGATTTTGAGATTATCTTAATGTATTAGTCATGGTGTCAGCttgtgtaatgttttttaataGATCACATTCAGCTTTCACATTATACTGCAGAAGATAATACTCATCTATCTCTGCAACCTTATTTAGTAATGGTTTTAGTTCGTTCCTTGGCTGCTGGTGTCCACTGGCgttactctctccactctgcctTTCTTAACTCTTCTCTGAGCTGAGGCAGTGACACACAAAACTCCATTAAACAGCACTCACTCTCAATTTAGACCTGAACAATTTATCTTGCAATTTTAACCTGCAGCTGGAGGGTTTGGGGCCAGAGCTGTTTGCAATCACAAAGAGAAGGGTGTAATCAGGCACTCTCTCGCTGAGCGGATCAATCTGCCGCATTCTTTTTCATGCCACTGAATCAGCATTGATCTCATGCACATTCTTTGAACAGGCAAACAACCTTCCTATTATCACCTCTCCTCTTCATTTAGGAaccctcttctctctttcctctcccttCACTCATCCTCGTTCTTCTCCTATAAATCAGCTGCATAAACAGATTTGAACTTTTCAGGCAACTGACCTGATGGGGAACTTTTCACCAGGATCCCGCCCCAGGTGGAAAATGATTGGCTGCAGTGTGTGCTCTTTCTGGGTGTGAGTAGTGACACCTGGGACTTCTTGACCCGGACAGAAGTTTATACCCTGtcagggggggaaaaaaaatagccACTGATGATTAGATTCTTAATTTAAGTAAATCTCAA
The Mastacembelus armatus chromosome 3, fMasArm1.2, whole genome shotgun sequence DNA segment above includes these coding regions:
- the LOC113137811 gene encoding CKLF-like MARVEL transmembrane domain-containing protein 3, translated to MEVDIAFLKSKRGILKLAAMGSLLVAFVCFAVGSRPKYITATVLEFLITLLLFLLYLFKLNKRVTFFFWPLVDVFNSIFAAVYFIVLSLVALTTYTVTGTLAGGYFRCSLRYLTSEESSNNFFSTMGDIEAPNSNRPRQTALLSVLPSKEFASSRKGMLLIAEVALSLVSFVCFAASTAAAFVTVPLLEFLAALFLLFAYSTKFNERFKGFLWPLMDFMRCVTASIIFFVISIISVSKYTDGSSKAAGVFGFVATIVFALDFYVIFNELAGFLKQGGESTDEPSRQQDEFSDSDSD